A part of Bacillus thuringiensis genomic DNA contains:
- a CDS encoding chloride channel protein: MRNTKDMHYMLVLYGILLGSIVGATVWLFLVTINIGIHFIWGYLPTIFSSPPYYTICVTTIGGILVGLTQKYFGTYPRLMPEVMGEYKKTGRIEYRFVHKATLTAIIVLIFGASLGPEAALVGIIGGLCTWVGDRFTFALKGMNELTEVGIGATLSIIFNAPLFGYLAPNENEGEQINEFSKGKKAIVYLATTFAGFSVYLLLSKFDNRGSFIVDFGEGSLSLNEWIAFLPLASIGAIVGFFYFKLEFTLEKFIHPFKEYKLTLGIIGGILLGVTGTFLPYTLFSGEHQLKDLVVEWSHLSFWVLLLSGVLKLCITAICLNTGWRGGHIFPIIFAGSSIGYAIASIIPIDPIASVAIVTTAISSYALRKPIAITLLLLMFFPLNLLLPMLGAAAIGNAFPLPKNNEATNE; the protein is encoded by the coding sequence CACTTTATTTGGGGATACTTACCTACTATTTTCTCTTCTCCCCCGTATTACACTATTTGTGTAACAACTATCGGTGGGATTCTCGTTGGTTTAACCCAAAAATACTTCGGCACATATCCACGTCTTATGCCGGAAGTGATGGGTGAATATAAAAAAACAGGTAGAATTGAATACCGTTTTGTACATAAAGCTACTTTAACTGCGATTATCGTTTTAATATTTGGAGCTAGCTTAGGTCCAGAAGCAGCACTTGTTGGAATTATCGGTGGACTTTGTACATGGGTAGGGGATCGCTTTACATTCGCCTTAAAAGGAATGAATGAACTAACAGAGGTTGGAATTGGTGCTACTTTAAGTATAATTTTTAATGCGCCATTATTCGGTTATTTAGCTCCAAATGAAAATGAGGGTGAGCAAATTAACGAATTTTCTAAAGGGAAAAAAGCAATTGTATATTTAGCTACCACTTTCGCTGGTTTTTCCGTTTATTTATTACTTAGTAAATTCGATAATCGTGGATCCTTTATCGTTGATTTCGGAGAAGGTTCCCTTTCTCTCAATGAATGGATTGCCTTTCTACCACTTGCTAGTATTGGTGCTATAGTTGGTTTCTTTTATTTCAAATTAGAATTCACATTAGAAAAGTTCATTCATCCTTTTAAGGAATACAAACTTACACTTGGAATTATCGGTGGTATTTTATTAGGAGTTACAGGAACTTTTCTCCCGTACACATTATTCTCAGGAGAACATCAATTAAAAGATTTAGTCGTTGAATGGAGCCACCTATCCTTCTGGGTACTACTTCTTTCAGGGGTTTTAAAATTATGTATTACTGCCATTTGTTTAAATACAGGTTGGCGCGGTGGACATATTTTCCCAATTATATTTGCTGGATCTAGTATCGGATATGCTATAGCGTCCATTATCCCGATAGATCCAATTGCTTCGGTAGCCATCGTCACGACAGCAATTTCAAGCTACGCATTAAGAAAACCAATTGCTATAACATTACTATTACTCATGTTTTTCCCGCTCAATTTACTATTACCGATGCTTGGAGCGGCAGCGATTGGTAATGCATTTCCACTTCCTAAAAATAACGAAGCTACAAACGAATAA
- a CDS encoding YjjG family noncanonical pyrimidine nucleotidase, protein MRKYKTLLFDVDDTLLDFQKAEKVALRMLFEEKGIPLTSEVEGHYKKINKSLWDAFEEGEINRDEVVNTRFSILFKEYGEEVDGVLFENNYRSYLEEGDQLMQGAFEFINQIQSEYDLYIVTNGISKTQDKRLRNAGLHALFKDIFVSEDTGFQKPMKEYFDYVFERIPNFSPEKGLIIGDSLSADMKGGYVAGIDTCWFNPANKSNKSEIVPTYEVRNFEELYALLKQHV, encoded by the coding sequence ATGAGAAAATATAAAACACTTTTATTTGATGTAGATGATACATTGTTAGATTTTCAGAAGGCGGAGAAAGTGGCGTTACGTATGCTGTTTGAAGAGAAAGGGATTCCTCTAACTAGCGAGGTTGAAGGGCACTATAAAAAAATTAATAAAAGTCTTTGGGATGCTTTTGAGGAAGGTGAAATAAACCGTGATGAGGTTGTAAATACACGGTTTTCGATTTTGTTTAAAGAGTACGGGGAAGAAGTAGATGGGGTATTATTCGAAAATAATTATCGCAGTTACTTAGAAGAAGGAGACCAACTTATGCAAGGTGCGTTTGAATTTATAAATCAAATTCAAAGTGAGTATGATTTATATATAGTGACAAATGGTATTTCTAAGACGCAAGATAAACGTTTACGTAATGCAGGATTACATGCCTTGTTTAAAGATATTTTCGTTTCTGAAGATACAGGATTCCAAAAGCCGATGAAAGAGTATTTTGATTATGTTTTTGAACGGATTCCTAATTTTTCCCCTGAAAAAGGGCTCATTATTGGGGATTCGTTAAGTGCTGATATGAAAGGTGGATATGTAGCGGGAATTGATACTTGTTGGTTTAATCCAGCAAATAAATCAAATAAAAGCGAGATTGTGCCAACATATGAAGTGCGAAATTTTGAAGAGTTATACGCACTATTGAAGCAACATGTGTAA